The proteins below come from a single Chlamydia sp. BM-2023 genomic window:
- a CDS encoding site-specific integrase, with protein MLENKVSQNNLSHQESITIRNERVWKELSNIPLSEAVLLWTSSLNNHTARSYQGSILALDKIGLISLKISLQEFALLNHNIVLDSIKQIPQTLATWSEGTKQVRAACYISLTKFLNRATSGIISIAQPSQQESNKTFYKIRDLVKTNAMNKHERIMFMEALEKINHRDWLIAQTLLQGAKRVTEALSITTDQISFEHGTISFSQIKNRGTSKTTIITYPQRFMKLIKEYIGNRSGLVFVTKTGNNVGLKQLAGTFAKAGLQANIPFKITPHVLRATAVTEYKRMGCSDSDIMKVTGHSSSKMIYAYDKSLRSENASKKVSLI; from the coding sequence ATGCTAGAAAACAAAGTCAGTCAGAATAACCTATCGCATCAAGAATCTATTACCATCAGAAACGAACGTGTTTGGAAAGAACTAAGTAATATTCCTCTTTCAGAAGCAGTCCTTCTATGGACATCGTCTTTAAACAATCACACGGCTCGATCCTATCAGGGGTCTATTCTTGCTTTAGATAAAATTGGTTTGATTTCGTTAAAAATCTCTCTGCAGGAATTTGCTTTGTTAAACCATAATATCGTTTTAGATTCCATCAAACAGATTCCACAGACACTAGCTACATGGTCGGAAGGGACAAAACAGGTCCGTGCCGCTTGCTACATATCTCTGACTAAATTTTTAAACCGAGCAACATCAGGAATAATTTCCATAGCACAACCGTCTCAACAAGAGTCCAACAAGACATTCTATAAAATCAGAGACCTCGTTAAAACAAATGCTATGAATAAACATGAACGAATCATGTTTATGGAGGCTCTAGAGAAAATTAACCATAGAGATTGGCTAATAGCGCAAACTCTATTGCAGGGAGCAAAGCGTGTCACAGAAGCTCTGTCTATAACAACTGATCAAATCTCCTTCGAACATGGAACTATCTCATTCTCTCAAATAAAAAATAGGGGGACATCAAAAACAACTATTATAACCTACCCTCAGAGATTCATGAAATTAATCAAAGAGTATATAGGGAATAGGTCTGGATTGGTTTTTGTAACAAAAACAGGAAACAATGTGGGGTTAAAACAACTTGCGGGAACATTCGCTAAAGCTGGGCTACAAGCAAATATACCTTTTAAAATAACTCCTCACGTACTCAGAGCTACTGCAGTAACGGAATATAAAAGAATGGGTTGTTCTGATTCAGATATTATGAAAGTAACAGGTCATTCCTCATCAAAAATGATTTATGCTTATGACAAGTCATTGAGATCCGAAAACGCCTCGAAAAAGGTTTCCCTAATTTAA